The Hermetia illucens chromosome 2, iHerIll2.2.curated.20191125, whole genome shotgun sequence genomic interval TTTCCCACTATATCGTAgaattgtaatgctccttaacctggaccggaatgttGCAATCAGGGTCCTATCATAAACcaactcccaggtcaagagagcgcgtcttgcggtagccaTCAGTAGCAGTTCGAGGCGGGATTCGCGCctgctaccactcggcttttcagagtacaaaagcagtaGTAGTAGAGTAGTGTGGGAATAGGGAAAGGAGTCCCCCCCATGCTCCCATCACATTATATCGCTCAGAATCACAAGCTTATATCTTTGGAATGAGTTGAGTTGacgaaagcgagcattctggcgATCTTCGGTAGCGCTATCGatgagcgtgcgcacattccaaaaaccaatcacagttcgttttcgatagccaaaagttGAAGTGAGGTCAACCTTTATTGGAGGCGTTGTTAATGTTTGGGTAGCAGTAAAGTGTAGAAATTAGCGCTAAGAGAATTTCCGTAGATACAACTGTTCGAAGCtattaaaaaatgaattttatgaTAGAATTGGACCTTTAATTAGCACTGATAATATGCCTCCTATTCCTCTACAGCTCAAACAGTTGACTTCTCAGATTATAGATAAAGATTCAATTAGAAATTGAAAGCAATTATTATTGTGCAGTTTCAATCTGTAGGTAGGTAACTTTGAAACAACAATTTAGACAGTTTAAGAAAAACCCGTTCGCAACAAAGTAAATCTAAATTAAACATAAATGAAATCATATGTAATTCTGTGTTGTGGAAGAAATGTTATTAAACTTGCTGGTCAAAAGGAATTAATcaatattcaaattattatcCACTCTAATTTGCAGCCCATATCTAAGTTACTCTTTCCTTTTAAGGATGAACGTCATCCAAACTGTAacttattcaaattaaaattctaatttattccattttgaaCGCACCAGACGGAAATCAAACAATGATCTAGATTCAATGAGGTAATCTAACTGGTTAAAGTTTCACATTGAAATGCTAATGAGCAATCCCCAAGGTTAGGAAAAGGCTTAGTGACGTCACTGTACAATTTGTAGCCAACATGAAACAAAGTTCAGTATCAAATCTCAATTTATGGCAAACACGTGAATTTGAATAGACTCTTCTCAGGCGAGTCCGACAACAAATTGTCATGTTTCTTATTGAATATTGATGAAGTGATCTGAATATTTTATCTGTACAGATTGTCATCGTTAGGCGACtaagaaaggaggaaaagtATCTATTTATGTCGAAGAAGATATATCGATGCAGGAAATTTTATCTGAATCGGTGGTCTAAAAGGACTTATAACATCTACAGATGCTGCTAAAAGGAGAAGTTACGACGATGACCCTGCATGCGGAACCAAATAATTCGCGAATCTGAGTTTTGTACAGTCCAAAACCGGAAGGAATTCAACTCCTGTTTGATACCTCTCATAAGCTATTCCTGAGGGGTGTTCTAAGGGGTGAACGACGTTCCTTGTCATCGTTATCTATTGGACACTTTCTGATGTTTAGCGCGAAACTATTAGCAGAGAACCAGCAAACCAGTCTAGGTTTGATTGAAGGGCGAAACAGTCAATGGGCATGACGCTATACCCATACAGTTGGCGCAGAGTAAACAGGGAGAAATAAGGAGGCGGGaaagtcattgataaaaaataaaaataataaagtgccTAAAATAGATCCTTATCGAACGCCAGACAAGGTGCAAAAGGAACAGGATGTGCAGATACGCGGCAGGATAAGAGGCAAGCAATTTTGAGTTTGggcaaaagtatcttttgatttacagtgtcgaagtgTTTAGTGAAATCGGTATAAAGAGTATACATTTTTAGCCAGAAAGTTGGTCAATTCGAGTAGGTTAGAGAGAGTGGGCTCACATTTAACAGAACCCTgttgttctttcattatgaggtgGCCAAAGgtagacaaccagtcgctgatataactttccaagattttggaacaggaaaaAGTAGGACAGTAATGCTCAGCAAGTGTACAATCGTTGTTGAAAATATTGGAGAGGGGAAGGGAAATAAGCTGGCCAGTTTTAATTAGCAGGACCAGCATTGACGTCGAGATTACCAATGCAGTGCTCGATAAGGAAAGAGGGATGGAGGTGGATGGCAGGAGATACGATGCAGGCTGCATTCTGTCGTAGAAGAGAAGGGAAGGGAGGAGGTGGAACATAGATTGAGAAAAAGTACCGCCAGAATAAAGAGATAGTTGGAGGGAGTTAGCAGAGGGGCCAGAGAATTTAACGAAAGACCCagatataaggggggttgcagAAGTCGGATTATGGGAGACTAGAATGGTTGGTGATGCGCAAACACTGGTCAGATATCCCTTTCTGGACTTATATATGAGAGATTTGACCTAGcacagagttttgaaaaaaatcaaagtcaGCATGGGCTCCGAAAGGCAGGGACTTTTTCCTACTAGTACTTTATTGACGTAGTATTTTCTGTACGTCAGTTGGGATTCAAACTAACGGCGAAGGACAGAGGAAACGTAACTGGGAAGAAGATTTGATagaatggtatagaaggtgctGAGTACTTAGTCGGGTGTTAATCCGGAGAAGAGTGACCATCAAATTCGCGAACAGGATTATGGCCGTCAGGAGCAACGTAACAAGTGTCATAAGGGGATTGTTTGCGTTACACAGGACGGTTGGACAGGGTAAGTTCAAAAGTGCAGTTTAAGTGATTTCTGGAAAAGTTCAATTGTAGGGCCGCACAGATGTTCGTGAAAGATGATAAAGGAGAAGAACAATGGGAGGAGTTATTGGGAAGAGAAGGAAGGCAGGGAGTGGTAGGCCCAGAGCGGTGAAGGTCGCtccagaggatgaaaggaagagatGGGAACAATATGACTAGTACTTCTGATAATTTGTTGAAGAAACCTTGAATAGGAGAGGGGGATTAGGAGGGGGAAACAAGATATAATAAAGGGACGTGCGTTTGGGGGAATATGCTGACAGAATAGTAAGTGAAAAAGGATGAGAAAAAAATGGTTTCTGCTCGGAAAGAAACTTGACAGCTATCGGGGCAACAAAATAAGTAATATAATAAGTAGCAATGGAGACACTTTGcaaatcaaatttattttatttcgttCTCATTCAGTcctaatataaataataatttaagcACGTTTTTTCAACAAGATAGGAGCACCCAAACCATTAAGTCCAAGTGGCAATGAACTTACAGCTGGggcagcaatgatgttttgTCCCAGGATTCCAGCAGAAAGAGCGGATGGAACAATACCTTGGCCGAGAATTCCAGCATTAAGACCAATTGGGACGACGCCAGCTGAAAGTGGAGAAATTGGAGCAGCAATTGAAGCAGCAGTAAGTGGAGCAGCGATTGATGATGCAATAGCTGGAGCAGCAATGACTGAAGCTGGAGCGGCAATTGAGGCACCGAGAAGAGGGTTGGCAATGGAGGCGGCGGCAAGTGGACTAACAATACGGGTTGCAAGAGCTGGAGCAACAGAAGCGCCAATCCATGGTGCAACAGAAGCACCAACCAATGGAGAAACGGAAGCACTAATTGCTGGAGCAATTGTAGCACCGACAGCTGGGGCAGCAAGAAGTGATCCAATTGGGCTGGCTGATGCAGCGGCGATAAGAGCAAGTCCTAAAATTACGAATTTCTGGAAAGGATGTTCGTTATTAAACAATGAGTCCTGATTATATATTTCCAACTTCTTACCATTTTGATAAGACTTGAAAGTGTTTTCGTCTGAAGCGAAATTTAATTGATACAGTTTCCATCATGAACGCACTATTTATAcgcaaaattttaatttcaatgtcTGTCAACCGGTTGGGTGTTTACATCGGACTTCTCATTGACTGATGTATAAATTGAGTTTTTCAGACGACGAAGATGTTTCACATGATTTTCACGGGTATTAGATTTCATCACtttattgtaattttttggTATACCATGGTTGGATTGCAATTGAAGGAAGTCAGAGTAGCCAAAGATAAGTTTTTTTcttgattaatttttttcctGTCTCTTTTGGCATCGTGGTTGAAATGTGAAGAATTGTGTTAGCCAATGTTTCAAGAAAATTAAGGAAGTGTATTTAACGAGCTTAtctaaaaccatttttttttgtcatcagACACATTGAAAAAGGAATGGCAATTTATGtattacattgaatttaatgacgaaatctatgagtgataccacgaccgtctggctgtggataaaatccagatcaacaggttgcggtaggctagtgagttaatccgtatgggagagaatgatccagcccggaaagtctataagggcaatatctatggaagaacaCTTTCAGCATAGCCCAGGTTCAGTATTCGGGTGGATTTGGTGAGGATGGTGTCTTCTGCATTGACAtaagcatcgcggatcactctTTCCAAGGCCAGGTAACAAATGATGCATTGTGATGATGGTGAAGGGTTTCGATAGTgactctgctgcttttatctggcgttgTATATTgttcaaggtcagcctagtcagtcttattagtttgcTCGGGGCAACAACTTCTGTCGTGACCAGGTACGagtttactctggctatgttatcataggtggccttaaagtcgatgaaaagttaGTGTATTATCAttctgcgtcctaaaagaactacagTGCCATTTTTGTTGGTTGCAGTGAACCTGCTAACTATGGTATGTCTaacaattttaatatattttctacttccaagtatttaaaCTTGGTATCTGGTGTTAAATATTCTGCCAGATGCCTTGTCCTATtgtgcacaagtgccggacactgtcccagatcGTGTATGGACAACAGTAACcatgagtattcccactataatccggaAGGTTTTCTTCGTGGGGCTTAAACATTCCTTCCTgcacttgggttcgtatccctcaataagcTACCTAGACTGCTCCATGTCAAGTAAGTTCGCCTAGTATAGTTGCCCCAGCGGTCCCTTCTCATTTTcccaattccacagaagagtaCTGGTCCATCTAGAAGCGCCTCTCTTGCCTTCCTGGCCAGTTTGCCTGCCCATAGACAGAATATAGATTCCCCCCGCCGCCACGCTGGTACTCTCGGACATCTGAAAATCGCTCTCCTTACCTaatctgtatgtgcaaatgaAGATGAGTCAATGCCAGAAGGACATCCAGGGGTCCAATTGGGCATGTTattattgccccactgatacacatgcgAGCCAATCTTTGAAGTTTATGTAACTCTCTAACTATTGTGTTAATTTGTGTTCTTTCTGGCCagattatccccccccccccgcatagGAGTTCAACAACTACCATACTGTACATAGGCTTGATAGTACCCTACCCTATGAGtagccttgagtagtattcatgataatagaatttgtgccTGTGCCTACTCTTTAATCACAGCATCTTGTATCTTCGTGTGCAATCTGCTTGGTCCGAAGTATTTAAGGTAAAAAGAatcctttcggaataaagaccacttttgcttgCCTTGATGTCCTTGGTGTATTtcccaaggctatgctgccTCCTAGCACTCTTAGAAGAGAGTCTAAAATGATTTCTAGGCATTTCTGATGCCCACCTTAACTCAGCTTCCGAACATActactgtgatcaaaaagtTAGGTGAAATTGTCATTTGAAACTCCCGGGCATTGGGAAgacaagtaaattttttttcctaggTTCCTAGGACTGTCTATAACCTTTGCCAGGCGTCTGTTTGTCAAAAGGTTTAATTATCTCCGAGTTACATGGGTTTTTGTAAAGaaccaaaagtgaatttttcgattttttttaaaaaaaaacgtcgATTTTTTGGTAAAAAGCGTCGCGTTGATGTGCGTGAAACTTTGCTGCCTAACTTTCGGGACGACTTGAAATGCATCATTACTAGATACGAGACTGGGATTTACGCATACGACCGTGAAACCACCGACCAATCCAGCGAATATCGTGCAAAAGGTGAAGGAAAACCGAAAAGACTACGGCAAACTCGATCGAAAATCAAGGTCATGTTGACAGTTTTCGTTGATTATCATGGTGTGGTGCATTATCAATTCCTTCCACCGGGCCAAACTGTCAACAAAGAATATTATTTGAGCGTTATGCGTCGTTTGCGTTAAATTATTCGTCTGGAACCGCTGGAATTATAGGCGAACAAGTCTTGATTCCTTCATCACGATAATGCACCATGTCATACTGCATTGGTTCTTCGCgacttttttgccaaaaattcGACTCATATCATTCCGCAACCACCGTATTTGTCGTCCGACTTCTGCCTAATCAGGAAACTCAAAAGACCAATGCGGGGACGCCGTTTTGACACGATTGGGGAAATACGAACCAAATCGAACAAGGTCTTGAAGGCTATGCCGAAAAAAGACTATTCCCACTGTTTTCAGGACTGCAAAAAAACGTTGGCAAAAGTGCGTTTTATCGGACGAGGATTACTTTGAAGGGTTCATCCCCTTCAAGAGAAGAATAGATaaagaatttcaattttataaaCGAATTCGCCTTACTTTTCGATCACAGtagttcctccttttttccgtTTCAGTTCTgctttcttcctcttttgttCATTTTTGGGGTATCAAGCAAAATATTATCGCCATGGAGTAAGActcgggaaatgagttttgagaaatAGAAGTACCCTGAGCTCCTCATTCTAGgcgaatgtcccatcttccttcttcagaccgGCAGAAGATGGGATTGAATCATTCTGTGGTTTGTTTAATaatttcacagaattccctgaagctaacCGAGAAGAAACGGTAGCGCCTTCCTCTCAAAGAACTTCATCAGTCTGTCATCCTACTCCGGTGGGATCAGAATGTCGCCTGCTGGGAAGTGGCCCAATGCCACCACTAACTCCCGAATTCTCTCCTCGGCTTCTAATGGAGCGTAGACATCCGCTAGGTCCCTGGCCAGGAACtctgaaatatatatgtatatatatatattacattACGTTGAaggatgatgcaagctcttgatcTTTCGCAAGAGCAGTCTCAAACTACTTGCTTGCTGACCATGAATCTGCCACCGGTGCCCGCCGAGTCCTTGATTCAGCACTACCCAATGCTATTCTTACAGATTGCCCTTGGAATCAGCCAGATgcagctctttcatgatgaaggTTTACCTGAGCCCTCTTAGTGGTGCTCATTGGCTCCGCtagtgtttggagctcttttccACTTTCGGAGAAGCATCCTTCCTCTCTTCCAACATGGAACTTTTTTGTCGCTGTTCACTGTAAGCCACGGAAGgtcaggtctacttccctgcttgATTCTATCCTTTCAGAATCTATTACCCCCGAGATTTTTCAACCGGTGtctcctcggaagaattttttctGTTTTGGCTTCTGCTCCCTCCAATTCAATGAAGTTTGCTGTAATCTAGTCTTTACTTATTACTATTTGTTCTTCACTTCCCTAGCGACTGCATCCCTGTGTTTAATCTTCatacaaaatttcttttctaGAACTCTCTCTTCTCAACTTCCCCTCCTCAATCATTTCATGGCTCCCTTACTACCTAGCAAACCCTACTTGGAAAGATCTTTTCTCGCATTATAGACTGCGGTTCCAAAATGTCCAATTTTATCTTACATTCCACCTCCGACTTTACTTCAATCCAACTCCGCTTGGAACTTTTCAGTTCCTAACATATTCATAAGTATGCAGAATGTACATAGTCGGATATATTTACACTATCAGCTATGAGCTTATTAAAAAGGAAATCCACAAAATCTTTTAATCCTGAAGGAAAGCTTCCTGTTTCCAAATTCTCATGTTTGGGTTGGTGATCCATAGGAGGAATTAAATAAGCTCATTAAATTTGACGACTGTCCATGAATTCGATATATTACAGTGGGCAAGGACATCTTTTAAAAGAGAAAGTAGAAACAAGAGGAAAGAGTATACTTCGAATATCAAATTAGTTTATTCCTTTTTCAGTCAGTCCTAACTTAAGTTATAATTTAAGCACGTTTTTTCCACAAGATAGGAGCACCCAAACCATTAAGTCCAAGTGGCAATGAACCTACAGCTGGAGCGGCAATGATGTTTTGTCCCAGGATTCCAGCAGAAAGAGCGGATGGAACAATGCCTTGACCGAGAATTCCAGCATTAAGACCAATTGGAGCGATGCCAGCTGAAAGTGGAGTAGCGATTGATGATGCAATGGCTGGAGCAGCAATGACTGAAGCTGGAGCAGCAATTGAGGCACCGAGAAGAGGGCTGGCAATGGAGGCGGCGGCAAGTGGACTAGCAATACGGGTTGCAAGAGCTGGAGCAACAGAAGCACCAATCCATGGAGCAACAGAAGCACCAACCAATGGAGAAACGGAAGCACTAATAGCTGGAGCAATTGTAGCACCGAGAGCTGGAGCAGCAAGAAGTGATCCAATTGGGCTGGCTGATGCAGCGGCAATAAGAGCAAGTCCCAAAATTACGAATTTCTGAAAAGGATGTTCGTTATTAAACAATGAGTCCTGgttatatattttcaaattcttACCATTTTGATAAGATTTGTATGTGTTTTCGTCTGAAGCGAAATTTAATTGATACAGATTTCTTGACGAACACACTATTTATACGCAAATTTCAATTTCTGTGTCTGCCAACCGGTTACGCATCCGTATTGAATTTGATATTAATTGAAAAAGATTTTACAAGTAGAAATTTAAAGATAGCGAAACTTTTGTTAATGATGTTCATGGATATTAGATTTCATCACTTTATTTTAATTCTTTAGTACACCTGTGGATACATGGATAGGTTGAAATCAAAGTAAACTTCTGGGAAGTCAGAGTAGATAAgcaaaaattaacatttttgttttgtttttttttttattttttctgttaatataagtatttttttttttctatatccGCTGATTGCGACCATAATTGAAATGAAAGGGTATTTCGCTAGCAATTACTCTAAAGGGGTTATCAAAGAGTTTACCTGTTTTCGGCCaagtttgttttattttgtaaatatcAAACACAAAGTCTTTTCGTCGGTCTTATCTTCATCGATGATAGATAGTTATTTGTAGACTTAGTAAATTTTATCCTTactattttcataaaattacaATTTATATTGCgctctgaaatacctttggGTTCTTCCACCTCTTAATGGGCTAAAGGGCCACTGCAGAGCACTCAAGAAGTCCAGTTGGTATGGTCTGTGCAATGCTCCAATGTAAGCTATTCTAAAAGAATTCGTCAATAATACTTGTTTGAAGTATTGAACTCCAGGACACTTTGGGTGCccgcattttttttatatttgtgaGTTGGTCCTTAGACTCCACTATGTAGCACTTTCCACTAAAGGAAAGTATAAAAATTTTGCAAGGCTTTCACAACTCCTTCTGCATCTCCTCGTATTCCTTCAGTACAGTTAAAGACTTGTGGCTTCGAATTACGGGGCTCTATATAACTTGGGAAATAGGCGTTGCTCTAGTAATGTTTGTTGTAGTTCTCGCGGACCATTCCACGAAAGGAACCTCTGTTTTCCTCCAAAAAGCTACTGTGACAACAAAATCGCGGCTTAATAATCTAATTTCTTACATTCAGCAAAGGAACGCAAAGCATGAAGACGTCAATCTCAAGTACACAGGGATTAGCGTGCCTTTGAGGAATTAACTGTCATTGAAACAAGTAACCATAACTCTACCCCACAATTCTAATTCTGATAAACGAAGGCCCCTGACCTCCCCGATAAGGTAGGAAATGATTCAGGTAAAAAGATTTTGCAAACCAGccagaaatctttttcggtttcgggcatgatagctctttgccctgtggctcgacacatgtctcaaagaagattgcctggtgatcaatGTGGGTGTAGCGCTCGCTGATCCACCCAGGACCACGcgtcagcgcagggctgacaaaggttaggTCTACAACAGAACCTGACCCCCCTtctgaaaaatgtttacaataccttcgttagccaaaactatgtccatctgcgcaaaagcttctaataaactgcgccccctagcatttgattctctgctaccccactccccaccccaagcattgaaatcaccagcgatcacctttggacttcgtcttcttgcgtcgagaacaagattatcaagcatttcttcGAAGTCAGACAGTgttaaacttggtggggcgtagcacctcttattttcgcccatacaaagccactggctgcctgacttgcagtacattgtattcCGTGACCCATATGTCACCGAGATGGTTTCTATATGGTtgacttatgatggcaatttccatctcagattcgaacgtggtctgctcaagtaaatcctgagcgactctgcaatgattaagctttttttgaataaacctcattttctcattgcaatgagtgccttcctaaattctgaacatttaccactttcggcaatatTCTGCTTATGTTGTTCCTCATTTACTTCGCACAGTAGGTATTTGGGGTTCCTATTGCaatctctggcaatatggcctttctctccacaccttctgcatcgatcggatcaatCAATGCtactggtgcatgcctttgcgaagtgtccaaacatgagacatttaaagcatctctttagtgaagtttgttctcttaaacggcagacaacccatccaatcccaacccttccggcagccaacaacatctgcgctggctccactgttactcgttttgtggctgtttgagtactaccataggcttttcgtaagcccacaacagactgctcggtaagttctttcaacttaaatttctccctcagagcagtacaaatttatAATTTCGATGTCCCTTCATCGAACATGGGATCCCCTCTCTGGGTTcctcggattctgttcacatttccactCAGATCTATTAGGccaggatcagctttgacctttttgagtatctccgcgtaggacagattgcccttactggagataacaatcgcatgtggacgagttcgcacttttgctttttctttcggtttttttGGTAGTTTTAGTCCATcgatcgttttcgttcgtcttgggcttcgcaacgctgatcGAGTTTCCTACATTTGCTGTACgccttcctccttctgagctgttggtgctgattttcagaatgtccgtaccgcctttttttctcttaggcgcctgttgattATTCAGAGGATCCCTCTCTTTTCAACgcactcgtttatttcgccgtgattcgatggtagaCGGTTAGgcatcacttgggtcgcttatgACACGTTTAGCACAgtagggttcggcgtatccttattattcttttcctccatctgcgatctattacaGAGGATtctaatagccctaaccatattctttatggcttggtgcacgttgtgcttgtccttgataaactcagacagctcaattattttgCCCCAAGCTTTGTAAAGGGTAATTCCTTCGGAtcaggactctgctccctataagcctcggcaaggttactccttttatacgccccttcacttttggcgtttattgaccttgcctgtaccttatccttATCCTTTTGCATTGGTGGAgttctcaaagttgacgagcttcttttgaatgggtcccTTCCTTGTCCCtagagcacctcctgctgttgcGCACCTTGAACATA includes:
- the LOC119649203 gene encoding cuticle protein 16.5-like; protein product: MKFVILGLALIAAASASPIGSLLAAPAVGATIAPAISASVSPLVGASVAPWIGASVAPALATRIVSPLAAASIANPLLGASIAAPASVIAAPAIASSIAAPLTAASIAAPISPLSAGVVPIGLNAGILGQGIVPSALSAGILGQNIIAAPAVSSLPLGLNGLGAPILLKKRA
- the LOC119649197 gene encoding cuticle protein 63-like, with product MKFVILGLALIAAASASPIGSLLAAPALGATIAPAISASVSPLVGASVAPWIGASVAPALATRIASPLAAASIASPLLGASIAAPASVIAAPAIASSIATPLSAGIAPIGLNAGILGQGIVPSALSAGILGQNIIAAPAVGSLPLGLNGLGAPILWKKRA